A single window of Gemmatimonadaceae bacterium DNA harbors:
- a CDS encoding VCBS repeat-containing protein — MPIPGPAVLSVPRAALAAVALLLAACAKPAVTNRADASAAQPPLPRALWIDATDALLAPTAEWTNKVELADLNGDGRLDLLFANGGDYSTPGTPEPTRAFLNAGPGKPFVERTTQFFGTTPSLARVVKARDFNGDGRVDVFVGTTYQTQSRLFLADGAGAFVERTATHLPALTLSVGDAEAGDVDGDGDLDLVLADWGSGNNMTNAGGRVHLWLNDGAGHFTDGTVGRLPDELVRFSWDLELVDVDNDFDLDVLVSCKRCGGGSLYRNDGAGHFTADPRALPQYTNNYDYEAMDLNGDGFLDLVTINDGEIVGGDASSRREHVLRNDGKGRFLDATDSWWPTSANIGEDDNVVAFLDVDSDGDADFVIGSLSGPDRLLLNDGTGHLRLASEVFVGDNTPGTLGLALGDLDGDGRLDVVQGQGEVKGAERERIFLGRGLAPDVAPPVVGPITRAPSGTGVLVRARVHDRKGPTLPTEWRRVEIRYTTGSGAGATPLSWYGEYLWRALVPGTAADLRVCAVDAAGNETCRAVPNTP; from the coding sequence ATGCCCATTCCTGGTCCGGCTGTTCTTTCCGTTCCGCGCGCCGCCCTCGCCGCGGTCGCGCTCCTTCTGGCGGCGTGCGCGAAGCCAGCGGTGACCAATCGGGCGGATGCCTCCGCGGCGCAGCCACCGCTGCCGCGCGCGCTGTGGATCGACGCGACCGATGCCCTGCTCGCGCCCACGGCCGAATGGACGAACAAGGTCGAGCTGGCGGATCTCAATGGCGACGGGCGCCTCGATCTGCTGTTCGCCAACGGCGGGGATTACTCGACGCCGGGGACGCCGGAGCCCACGCGCGCGTTCCTCAACGCCGGACCCGGAAAGCCGTTCGTGGAGCGGACCACGCAGTTCTTTGGCACGACCCCGTCGCTGGCGCGCGTCGTCAAGGCACGTGACTTCAATGGGGACGGTCGCGTGGATGTGTTTGTCGGGACGACGTATCAGACGCAGAGTCGTCTGTTTCTCGCAGATGGCGCCGGCGCATTCGTCGAACGGACCGCGACGCATCTCCCCGCGCTGACCCTCAGCGTCGGCGACGCGGAAGCCGGTGACGTGGACGGTGACGGTGATCTCGATCTGGTCCTCGCCGACTGGGGATCGGGGAACAACATGACCAACGCCGGCGGTCGGGTGCATCTGTGGCTCAACGATGGCGCGGGGCACTTCACGGATGGCACCGTCGGCCGACTGCCCGATGAACTCGTACGGTTCTCGTGGGATCTGGAGCTCGTCGATGTTGACAACGACTTCGATCTCGACGTGCTCGTGTCGTGCAAGCGCTGCGGCGGCGGGTCGCTCTATCGCAACGATGGGGCGGGGCACTTCACGGCCGATCCGCGCGCACTGCCGCAGTACACGAACAACTACGACTACGAGGCGATGGACCTGAACGGCGACGGCTTCCTCGATCTCGTCACGATCAACGATGGCGAGATCGTGGGCGGCGATGCGTCCAGTCGCCGCGAGCATGTGCTGCGCAACGACGGCAAGGGCCGCTTTCTCGACGCGACCGACAGCTGGTGGCCCACGAGCGCGAACATCGGTGAGGACGACAACGTCGTGGCGTTCCTCGACGTCGACTCGGACGGGGATGCCGACTTCGTGATCGGCTCGTTGAGTGGACCGGATCGGCTGCTGCTCAACGACGGCACCGGCCATCTCCGGCTGGCCAGCGAGGTGTTCGTCGGCGACAATACGCCGGGTACGCTCGGGCTCGCCTTGGGCGACCTGGACGGCGACGGGCGCCTGGATGTCGTGCAGGGGCAGGGCGAAGTGAAGGGGGCCGAGCGTGAGCGGATCTTCCTCGGCCGCGGCCTCGCGCCCGATGTGGCGCCGCCCGTCGTCGGCCCCATCACGCGGGCGCCCTCAGGCACCGGCGTGCTTGTGCGGGCACGGGTGCACGACCGGAAGGGGCCCACCCTACCCACCGAATGGCGCCGGGTCGAGATACGCTATACCACCGGCTCCGGCGCGGGCGCAACGCCGCTCAGTTGGTACGGGGAGTATTTGTGGCGTGCACTGGTGCCGGGCACGGCCGCCGACCTGCGCGTGTGTGCGGTGGATGCCGCCGGCAACGAGACCTGCCGCGCCGTACCGAACACTCCCTGA
- a CDS encoding VIT1/CCC1 transporter family protein, with protein MSHIPMPSAPPGAHVEEHSQASEVVRDAVIGMSDGLTVPFALAAGLSGAVTASTLVVTAGIAEIVAGSIAMGLGGYLAARSEAEHYASELRREQREIVERHADEIAEVREIFETYGLEPEDSARLADALSKRPEAWVDFMMRFELGLEAPDPRRARTSALTIAAAYIVGGFVPLAPYMLVPTASAALIPSVGVTLAALAVFGYVKGRFTGAPAVRSAIQTVVIGGLAAGAAFGIARVIS; from the coding sequence ATGTCACACATCCCCATGCCCAGTGCGCCCCCCGGGGCCCACGTCGAAGAACACTCGCAGGCCTCCGAAGTCGTCCGCGATGCCGTCATCGGCATGTCCGACGGCCTGACGGTACCGTTTGCCCTGGCCGCGGGTCTCAGCGGCGCGGTGACGGCCTCGACGCTCGTCGTCACGGCGGGGATCGCCGAGATCGTGGCCGGATCGATCGCGATGGGGTTGGGCGGCTATCTCGCCGCGCGCAGCGAGGCCGAGCATTACGCGAGCGAGTTACGCCGCGAACAGCGCGAGATCGTGGAGCGTCATGCCGATGAAATCGCCGAAGTGCGCGAGATCTTCGAAACGTATGGTCTCGAACCCGAGGACAGCGCGCGCCTGGCGGACGCTCTGAGCAAACGTCCGGAGGCGTGGGTGGATTTCATGATGCGCTTCGAACTCGGGCTCGAGGCGCCCGATCCCAGGCGGGCACGCACCAGTGCGCTGACCATTGCCGCGGCGTACATCGTGGGCGGGTTCGTGCCGCTGGCTCCCTACATGCTGGTCCCGACGGCCAGCGCGGCGCTGATCCCGTCGGTGGGTGTGACGCTCGCGGCGCTGGCGGTCTTCGGGTACGTGAAGGGGCGCTTCACCGGCGCACCGGCGGTGCGCAGTGCCATCCAGACGGTCGTGATCGGTGGATTGGCCGCGGGCGCGGCGTTCGGCATTGCTCGGGTGATCAGCTGA
- a CDS encoding APC family permease, which yields MAVSVRQLKTVLFGKPLASDRLDHERLSKTTALAVLSSDAISSVAYATEQILLVLAVLGTAALDHVVPISAVIVGLLVLVAVSYRQTIFAYPGGGGSYTVAKDNLGTGPGLVAAAALLTDYILTVSVSISSGVAAINSAYPQLAPHTVLLCNAAIALLMLVNLRGVRESGMAFSLPTYVFIVLMLLMIGTGGWLAWQGHGQAPTLAVRVDPASAQHAAGGPVGFALVFLMLRGFAEGCVAMTGTEAISNGVGAFKAPSSRNAAITLGWMAAILATFFIGTSLLAKQYGVMPSPTETVLSQLARHIFGSGALYFALQYATFAVLVLAANTAFADFPRLASILATDGYMPRQFAARGDRLAFSNGIIVLAVLAAVLVTLFAGDTSALIPLYAIGVFVCFSLSQAGMVRHWFVARSEGWSWRAILNGLGAVATALVAVIQVVTKFVHGAWVVVLIIPAIMWLLARIHRHYEHFAKDVAFGGQSPMLFLHHTVLVPTNAITKATDAALVYATAISKDVRAVYIEVDPAATERMRRDWEAWDIGVELVVLPSPYRSVLKPFTAYVDDLRTSGTTDLITVVVPEILPRHWWEHLLHNKTALYIRTALLFTPNVVVTNVPFRVGRPTSAELVGAPAALS from the coding sequence ATGGCCGTCTCCGTTCGCCAGCTGAAGACGGTGCTCTTCGGCAAACCGCTCGCCTCCGACCGGCTGGACCACGAGCGCCTGAGCAAGACCACCGCGCTCGCGGTGCTGAGTTCTGACGCCATCTCGTCGGTGGCCTACGCGACCGAGCAGATCTTGCTGGTCCTCGCGGTGCTGGGCACGGCCGCGCTCGACCACGTGGTGCCCATCTCGGCAGTGATCGTGGGGCTCCTGGTGCTGGTGGCCGTCTCGTACCGGCAGACGATCTTTGCCTATCCCGGCGGTGGCGGCTCCTATACCGTCGCGAAGGACAACCTGGGCACGGGTCCCGGGCTCGTCGCCGCGGCGGCGCTCCTGACCGACTACATCCTCACCGTATCGGTGTCGATCTCGAGCGGCGTCGCCGCGATCAACTCCGCGTATCCCCAGCTCGCGCCGCATACCGTGCTCCTGTGCAACGCCGCGATCGCGTTGCTCATGCTGGTCAACCTGCGCGGCGTGCGCGAAAGCGGCATGGCGTTCAGCTTGCCCACGTATGTGTTCATCGTCCTGATGCTGCTGATGATCGGCACCGGCGGGTGGCTGGCGTGGCAGGGGCACGGGCAGGCTCCCACGCTGGCGGTGCGCGTGGACCCCGCGTCGGCGCAGCATGCGGCTGGCGGTCCGGTCGGCTTTGCGCTCGTGTTTCTGATGCTGCGGGGTTTTGCCGAAGGGTGCGTGGCCATGACCGGCACCGAAGCGATCTCCAACGGTGTCGGCGCCTTCAAGGCGCCGAGTTCCCGGAATGCGGCCATCACCCTCGGGTGGATGGCGGCGATTCTGGCGACGTTCTTCATCGGCACCAGTCTGTTGGCGAAGCAGTACGGCGTGATGCCGTCGCCCACCGAAACCGTGCTGTCGCAGCTGGCGCGCCACATCTTCGGCAGCGGAGCGCTGTACTTCGCCCTGCAGTACGCCACCTTCGCCGTACTGGTGCTGGCCGCCAACACCGCCTTTGCCGACTTTCCGCGGCTGGCGAGCATTCTGGCGACCGATGGCTACATGCCGCGACAGTTCGCCGCGCGCGGCGACCGACTCGCCTTCTCAAATGGTATCATCGTGCTGGCGGTGCTCGCCGCCGTGCTGGTCACGCTCTTTGCCGGCGACACGAGCGCGCTCATCCCGCTGTATGCGATTGGGGTGTTTGTCTGCTTCAGCCTGTCGCAGGCGGGAATGGTGCGCCACTGGTTCGTAGCGCGCTCAGAGGGGTGGAGCTGGCGCGCGATCCTGAACGGCCTGGGCGCGGTGGCCACGGCACTCGTCGCCGTGATCCAGGTGGTGACAAAGTTCGTGCACGGCGCCTGGGTCGTAGTGCTGATCATTCCGGCCATCATGTGGCTGCTGGCGCGCATTCATCGCCACTACGAGCACTTCGCCAAAGACGTCGCGTTCGGCGGGCAGTCGCCGATGCTCTTTCTGCATCACACCGTGCTGGTGCCCACCAACGCGATCACCAAGGCCACGGATGCGGCGCTGGTGTACGCGACCGCCATTTCCAAAGATGTGCGGGCGGTCTATATCGAGGTCGATCCGGCGGCCACCGAGCGTATGCGTCGCGACTGGGAGGCGTGGGATATCGGCGTCGAGCTCGTCGTCCTGCCGTCGCCGTATCGCTCGGTGCTCAAGCCGTTCACGGCCTATGTGGACGACCTGCGCACCAGCGGCACGACGGATCTGATCACCGTGGTGGTGCCGGAGATCCTCCCCCGGCACTGGTGGGAGCATCTGCTGCACAACAAAACGGCGCTCTACATTCGCACGGCGCTGCTCTTCACGCCGAACGTCGTGGTGACCAACGTCCCATTCCGCGTGGGCCGCCCGACCAGTGCTGAGCTGGTGGGCGCGCCCGCGGCGCTCAGCTGA
- a CDS encoding response regulator, with the protein MSGATILVIDDETPIRSIVRAAVESDGGRVLEAANARTGLELAQRERPALIVLDLGLPDQDGLSVCRALRKWSAAPLLILSARHAEAEKAQLLDAGADDYLTKPFSTLELQARLRALLRRARMAPVPGGDAPLVAGDLVIDLAQRVVKRGQEAIHLTKTEWELLKALVSHAGRPMTHQQLFDAVWGRGYGDAQQYLRVYIGHLRRKLEPDPLRPVLILTEGGVGYRFAGPG; encoded by the coding sequence ATGTCCGGCGCGACCATCCTGGTCATCGATGACGAAACCCCCATTCGCTCCATTGTCCGGGCGGCCGTGGAGTCCGACGGCGGCCGCGTGCTGGAGGCGGCGAACGCCCGGACGGGGCTGGAGCTGGCCCAGCGCGAGCGACCGGCGCTGATCGTGCTCGACCTCGGCCTCCCGGATCAGGACGGCCTGAGCGTGTGCCGGGCCCTCCGGAAATGGAGCGCCGCGCCGCTCCTCATTCTCTCGGCGCGGCACGCCGAAGCCGAGAAGGCGCAGTTGCTCGACGCTGGCGCCGACGACTACCTCACGAAGCCCTTCTCCACCCTCGAGCTGCAGGCCCGCCTGCGCGCGCTGCTCCGTCGCGCGCGCATGGCGCCGGTGCCCGGTGGCGACGCCCCACTCGTGGCGGGCGATCTGGTCATCGATCTCGCGCAGCGCGTCGTGAAGCGTGGCCAGGAGGCCATTCACCTCACCAAGACCGAGTGGGAACTGCTCAAGGCGCTGGTGTCGCACGCTGGTCGCCCGATGACCCATCAGCAGCTCTTCGATGCGGTCTGGGGGCGCGGCTACGGCGATGCGCAGCAGTATCTGCGCGTCTATATCGGGCACCTGCGGCGCAAGCTCGAGCCGGACCCGCTGCGCCCGGTGCTCATTCTGACCGAAGGCGGCGTCGGCTACCGCTTTGCCGGGCCCGGGTGA
- a CDS encoding DUF4118 domain-containing protein gives MRGRAWIGGALALALVTALLYSVREALDKAHVALMFLLVVLGGSAAGGRTVGIVLALASFFLFDVLFLPPYNTVVVSDPLDWLVLVAYLVTSVVAAQLLARAQREAARAQQRAAEVDRLAALGADTLSAPRAEDALSAIARVIRETLGVSVCEVLPQPVAAHEALVQWVAQEGRAAWRLDDGTTRTAREGALGLDIDAPAAPRIREALYPLRVRDAVVGVLRLADVRGVALDPTRQRYLDALAHYAALGVERLRLAGEAEHAAALREADRIKDALLAAVSHDLRTPLTTIRGLAHDIATDGDERGVVIEDESMRLNTLVSDLLDLSRLNAGGVPLDVALNTADDLMGAALQRVSGQLGGRDLRASIDPADPLLVGRFDLGHSLRIVGNLLENALKYAPADAPIDFTVRRDGAWLAFEVADRGPGVSAAERDRIFQPFYRAPDAPADVTGVGLGLAIARGLAEAQGGSLTVHERPGGGSVFCLRVPSADLPVS, from the coding sequence ATGCGTGGGCGGGCCTGGATCGGGGGCGCGCTGGCGCTGGCGCTCGTCACCGCGCTGCTCTACAGCGTGCGTGAGGCGCTCGACAAGGCACACGTCGCGCTCATGTTCCTGCTGGTGGTGCTGGGCGGGAGCGCGGCCGGCGGCCGCACGGTGGGAATTGTGCTTGCGCTGGCGAGCTTCTTTCTCTTCGACGTGCTCTTCTTGCCGCCATACAACACGGTGGTGGTCTCCGATCCGCTCGATTGGCTGGTGCTGGTGGCGTATCTGGTCACCAGCGTTGTCGCGGCGCAGTTGCTGGCGCGCGCGCAACGCGAGGCGGCGCGGGCGCAACAGCGGGCCGCGGAGGTCGATCGACTCGCCGCGCTCGGCGCCGATACGCTCAGCGCGCCACGTGCGGAAGATGCCCTGTCGGCCATTGCCCGCGTCATTCGCGAAACGCTGGGTGTGTCGGTGTGCGAGGTACTCCCGCAGCCGGTCGCCGCGCACGAGGCACTGGTGCAGTGGGTGGCGCAGGAGGGACGCGCAGCGTGGCGTCTGGACGATGGCACCACGCGTACCGCCCGCGAGGGCGCCCTCGGGCTCGACATCGATGCGCCGGCGGCGCCGCGCATTCGGGAGGCGCTCTATCCGCTGCGCGTGCGCGATGCCGTCGTGGGGGTGCTGCGCCTCGCCGATGTCCGCGGGGTGGCGCTCGATCCCACCCGCCAGCGCTATCTCGATGCCCTCGCCCACTACGCCGCGCTGGGTGTGGAGCGACTGCGCCTCGCCGGCGAAGCCGAGCACGCCGCGGCGCTGCGCGAGGCCGATCGAATCAAGGACGCGCTCCTCGCCGCCGTCTCGCACGACCTCCGGACGCCGCTCACCACCATTCGCGGCCTCGCCCACGATATCGCGACCGACGGCGACGAACGCGGCGTGGTGATCGAAGACGAATCGATGCGGCTCAACACGCTCGTGTCCGATCTGCTCGACCTCTCGCGGCTGAATGCGGGCGGGGTGCCCCTCGATGTCGCCCTCAACACGGCCGATGACCTGATGGGCGCCGCCCTGCAGCGCGTGAGCGGACAACTGGGCGGTCGCGACCTGCGCGCCAGCATCGACCCGGCCGACCCGCTGCTCGTGGGCCGCTTCGATCTGGGGCACTCGCTGCGCATCGTGGGGAACCTGCTCGAGAATGCGCTCAAGTACGCCCCGGCCGACGCCCCCATCGATTTCACGGTGCGACGCGATGGCGCCTGGCTGGCGTTCGAAGTGGCGGACCGCGGGCCCGGCGTCTCGGCGGCCGAGCGCGATCGGATCTTTCAGCCCTTCTATCGCGCCCCCGATGCGCCGGCTGACGTAACGGGCGTGGGGCTGGGCCTCGCGATTGCCCGCGGGCTGGCCGAAGCACAGGGGGGATCGCTCACGGTGCACGAGCGCCCCGGTGGCGGCAGCGTGTTCTGCCTGCGCGTCCCGTCGGCCGATCTGCCGGTGAGCTGA
- a CDS encoding potassium-transporting ATPase subunit F: MSLSDSIGLACAVLVLGYLTYTLLRPERF, translated from the coding sequence GTGAGCCTCTCCGATTCGATCGGGCTCGCCTGCGCCGTGCTGGTGCTGGGCTATCTGACGTACACGCTGCTGCGACCGGAGCGCTTCTGA
- the kdpA gene encoding potassium-transporting ATPase subunit KdpA — MSANGWLQIALFAAAVLVVTKPMGLYLTAVFTGRLRALAFVERPLYRVAGIDEAHDQHWTQYAASLLCFSLLAVVVTYAGLRLQAWLPLNPAALPAVPDRQAFETAVSFVTNTNWQSYAGEGTMSTFSQMTWLTVQNFVSAAVGLAVAVALTRGVARRASAKGRVGNFWVDVTRATLYLLVPLSLLFALLFVHQGVPQTFGGPVAVSTLEGPTQTLAIGPVASQEAIKQIGTNGGGYFNANAAHPFENPTPWSNWLSMFAIFLIPAGTVWMFGEMVGSRRHGWAIWSAMFALFLAGTAVTYWAEARGTPAHAQRGVDVAGVLPGHSGGNMEGKEVRFGIANSALYAVVTTDASCGAVNAMHDSFTALGGLVPLVNMQLGELIFGGVGAGLYGMLIMVVLTVFIAGLMVGRTPEYLGKRIQQREIQMAMLYILAFPAIVLVLAALSLVLPSGLAGLNNRGPHGLSEVLYAFTSTAANNGSAFAGLTGATTYYNTLFGVAMLLGRFALIVPVLALAGFLAERSPAPATSGTFPVTGPIFVVLLLGVILIVGALTFFPALALGPVVEHFLALSGRVIA; from the coding sequence ATGAGCGCCAACGGATGGTTGCAGATTGCCCTCTTTGCCGCGGCGGTGCTGGTCGTGACCAAGCCGATGGGGCTCTACCTCACGGCCGTGTTCACCGGGCGCCTGCGCGCTCTGGCCTTTGTGGAGCGGCCGCTCTATCGCGTGGCCGGCATTGATGAGGCGCACGACCAGCACTGGACGCAGTACGCCGCCAGCCTGCTGTGCTTCTCGCTGCTGGCGGTGGTCGTGACGTACGCCGGACTGCGGCTGCAGGCGTGGCTGCCGCTCAATCCCGCGGCGCTGCCGGCCGTACCCGACCGACAGGCGTTCGAAACGGCCGTGTCGTTCGTGACCAATACGAACTGGCAGAGCTATGCCGGAGAAGGCACGATGTCGACCTTCTCGCAGATGACGTGGCTCACCGTGCAGAACTTCGTCTCGGCCGCCGTGGGGCTGGCGGTAGCGGTGGCGTTGACGCGCGGCGTGGCGCGTCGTGCGTCGGCGAAGGGGCGCGTGGGCAACTTCTGGGTCGATGTCACTCGCGCCACGCTCTACCTGCTGGTGCCGCTCTCGCTGCTGTTCGCGCTCCTCTTCGTGCACCAGGGCGTGCCCCAGACCTTCGGTGGCCCGGTCGCCGTCTCGACGCTCGAGGGCCCCACGCAAACCCTTGCGATCGGTCCCGTCGCCAGCCAGGAAGCGATCAAGCAGATCGGTACGAATGGCGGCGGCTACTTCAACGCCAACGCGGCACACCCCTTCGAGAACCCCACGCCGTGGAGCAACTGGCTCTCGATGTTTGCCATCTTCCTGATCCCCGCCGGCACGGTGTGGATGTTCGGCGAGATGGTGGGCAGTCGGCGCCACGGCTGGGCCATCTGGAGCGCGATGTTCGCCCTCTTTCTCGCGGGAACGGCCGTGACGTATTGGGCGGAGGCGCGCGGCACGCCAGCCCACGCGCAGCGCGGCGTGGATGTCGCCGGGGTGCTCCCCGGGCATAGCGGCGGCAACATGGAAGGCAAGGAAGTGCGCTTCGGCATCGCGAACTCCGCGCTGTACGCGGTGGTGACCACCGACGCGTCCTGCGGGGCCGTGAACGCCATGCACGATTCGTTCACCGCGCTGGGTGGCCTCGTGCCCCTCGTGAACATGCAGTTGGGTGAGCTGATCTTCGGCGGTGTCGGCGCTGGGCTCTACGGCATGCTCATCATGGTCGTGCTCACGGTGTTCATCGCCGGTCTCATGGTCGGACGGACACCAGAGTATCTCGGCAAGCGCATCCAGCAGCGCGAGATCCAGATGGCGATGCTCTATATCCTCGCCTTCCCGGCCATCGTGCTGGTACTCGCCGCGCTCTCACTGGTGCTCCCGAGCGGGCTCGCCGGGCTCAACAACCGCGGGCCGCATGGGCTGTCGGAGGTGCTCTATGCCTTCACCTCCACCGCAGCCAACAATGGCAGCGCATTCGCCGGCCTCACCGGTGCCACGACGTACTACAACACGCTCTTCGGCGTCGCGATGCTGCTCGGTCGCTTTGCGCTCATCGTCCCGGTGCTAGCGCTGGCCGGCTTTCTCGCCGAGCGCTCACCGGCACCGGCCACCAGCGGCACGTTCCCGGTCACCGGACCGATCTTCGTCGTGCTGCTGCTGGGCGTCATTCTCATCGTGGGCGCCCTCACCTTCTTTCCCGCACTCGCACTCGGCCCCGTTGTCGAGCATTTCCTGGCGCTGAGTGGGAGGGTCATCGCATGA
- the kdpB gene encoding potassium-transporting ATPase subunit KdpB translates to MSVAARPLFDGPIVRRALGESVRKLDPRHLVRNPVMFVVLLGSVLTTCVLIADLIQRAGAVLFTAQLAAWLWFTVLFANFAEAMAEGRGKAQADTLRASRADTQAKKLDATRAPYSIREFELIGAPQLRRGDLVVCFPGDVIPSDGEVIEGVASVDESAITGESAPVIRESGGDRSAVTGGTKVLSDYLVIRISADPGETFIDRMIALVEGAARQKTPNEIALTILLSGLTIVFLLAVVTLQPFALYSGTRLSVPVLVALLVCLIPTTIGGLLSAIGIAGMDRLIQQNVIAMSGRAVEAAGDVNTLLLDKTGTITLGNRQAWQFLPLPTVSERELAERAQLASLADETPEGRSIVVLAKERFGIRGQEVAASEFVPFSAATRMSGVNAEGVVLRKGAGDAVARWLVEHGAIVPPELEQLVQRVAREGGTPLVVGEIVEARARALGVVYLKDVVKGGMRERFDRLRAMGIRTVMITGDNPLTAAAIAAEAGVDDFLAEAKPEDKMALIRREQSGGRLVAMTGDGTNDAPALAQADVGVAMNTGTQAAKEAGNMIDLDSNPTKLIEIVEIGKQLLMTRGALTTFSIANDVAKYFAIIPAMFLAAFPALAALNIMRLHSPESAILSSVIFNALVIVALIPLALRGVTYRPAAAGVVLRRNLVIYGLGGLIVPFVGIKLLDVALVALHLV, encoded by the coding sequence ATGAGCGTCGCCGCCCGTCCACTCTTTGATGGACCGATCGTGCGTCGCGCCTTGGGCGAATCGGTCCGCAAGCTCGACCCGCGCCACCTGGTGCGCAACCCGGTCATGTTCGTGGTGCTACTCGGCAGTGTGCTTACCACGTGCGTACTGATCGCGGATCTCATACAGCGCGCTGGCGCGGTGCTGTTCACCGCGCAGCTCGCCGCCTGGCTGTGGTTCACGGTGCTCTTCGCGAACTTTGCCGAGGCCATGGCCGAGGGGCGCGGCAAAGCGCAGGCCGACACGCTGCGCGCCTCGCGCGCTGATACGCAGGCCAAGAAGCTCGACGCGACCCGCGCGCCATACTCCATTCGCGAGTTTGAGCTGATCGGGGCCCCACAGCTTCGCCGTGGCGATCTCGTGGTCTGCTTTCCGGGCGACGTCATCCCCAGCGATGGCGAAGTCATTGAAGGCGTGGCCTCGGTGGACGAATCGGCGATCACCGGCGAGAGCGCGCCGGTCATCCGCGAGAGCGGCGGTGATCGCTCGGCCGTAACCGGCGGCACGAAGGTGCTGAGCGACTACCTTGTCATTCGCATCAGCGCCGATCCGGGCGAGACGTTCATTGATCGCATGATCGCGCTGGTCGAAGGCGCCGCGCGCCAGAAGACCCCGAATGAGATCGCGCTGACGATCCTGCTCTCCGGGCTCACGATCGTCTTCCTGCTGGCAGTGGTCACGTTGCAGCCGTTCGCGCTGTACAGCGGGACGCGCCTGTCGGTGCCGGTGCTGGTCGCCCTGCTGGTGTGTCTCATCCCGACCACGATTGGCGGCCTGCTGTCGGCGATCGGCATTGCCGGCATGGATCGCCTTATCCAGCAGAATGTCATCGCGATGAGCGGGCGCGCCGTGGAGGCTGCCGGCGATGTGAATACGCTGTTGCTGGACAAGACCGGGACCATCACCCTCGGCAACCGACAGGCGTGGCAGTTTCTGCCCCTGCCAACGGTATCGGAGCGGGAGTTGGCCGAGCGCGCGCAGTTGGCCAGCCTGGCCGATGAGACACCCGAGGGGCGCAGCATCGTCGTGCTCGCCAAGGAGCGATTCGGCATTCGCGGACAGGAAGTGGCCGCGTCGGAGTTCGTGCCGTTCTCGGCCGCCACCCGCATGAGCGGCGTGAATGCGGAAGGGGTGGTGCTGCGCAAAGGTGCCGGCGACGCCGTGGCCCGCTGGCTGGTGGAGCACGGCGCGATCGTGCCCCCCGAGCTCGAGCAACTCGTGCAGCGCGTGGCGCGCGAAGGGGGGACACCGCTCGTGGTCGGGGAGATCGTGGAGGCGCGCGCGCGCGCGCTCGGCGTCGTCTACCTCAAGGACGTCGTGAAGGGCGGCATGCGCGAACGGTTCGATCGCCTGCGGGCGATGGGGATTCGCACGGTGATGATCACCGGCGACAACCCGCTGACCGCCGCCGCCATCGCCGCCGAAGCCGGTGTGGACGACTTTCTGGCCGAGGCGAAGCCGGAAGACAAGATGGCGCTCATCCGGCGGGAACAGAGCGGCGGGCGGCTCGTCGCCATGACGGGAGATGGCACCAACGACGCGCCGGCGCTGGCGCAGGCCGACGTGGGCGTGGCGATGAACACCGGCACGCAGGCGGCCAAAGAAGCCGGGAACATGATCGATCTCGACTCCAACCCGACCAAGCTCATCGAGATCGTGGAGATCGGCAAACAGCTGCTCATGACCCGTGGAGCGCTGACGACCTTCTCGATCGCCAATGATGTCGCGAAGTACTTCGCGATCATCCCGGCCATGTTCCTCGCGGCGTTCCCGGCACTCGCCGCGCTCAACATCATGCGGCTCCACTCGCCGGAGAGCGCGATTTTGTCGAGTGTGATCTTCAACGCGCTGGTGATCGTGGCGCTCATCCCGCTGGCGTTGCGCGGGGTGACCTATCGCCCGGCGGCCGCCGGCGTCGTCCTCCGCCGCAACCTCGTGATCTATGGGCTGGGCGGACTGATCGTGCCCTTCGTCGGCATCAAGTTGCTCGACGTGGCCCTCGTGGCCCTTCACCTCGTCTGA
- the kdpC gene encoding potassium-transporting ATPase subunit KdpC — MSLSLRLNPHLRPALVLTLVLTVLTGLLYPGLVTLLAQTLFPAQANGSLVVRNGRRVGSALIGQAFRGAGYLHPRPSAAGGGYDASASSGSNKGPTDSTLAAQIAARVDSAVADGATRGRVPADLVTASASGLDPDLSPASAQLQAARVATARRVPLETVKALITAHITPRQFGVLGEPRVNVLAVNLALDSAFGVGRP; from the coding sequence ATGTCCCTCTCACTTCGCCTCAACCCTCACCTGCGCCCGGCGCTGGTCCTCACGCTGGTGCTCACCGTGCTTACTGGCCTGCTCTACCCGGGGCTCGTGACGCTCCTCGCGCAGACCCTCTTCCCGGCGCAGGCCAACGGATCGCTCGTGGTGCGCAACGGCCGTCGCGTGGGCAGTGCCCTCATCGGGCAGGCGTTCCGTGGCGCCGGGTACCTGCATCCGCGTCCGTCGGCGGCCGGCGGCGGGTACGACGCCTCCGCGTCCAGCGGCAGCAACAAGGGGCCGACCGACAGCACGCTGGCCGCGCAGATCGCGGCGCGGGTGGACAGCGCGGTCGCCGACGGCGCGACGCGAGGCCGAGTCCCGGCCGATCTCGTGACCGCGTCGGCGTCGGGGCTCGACCCCGACCTCTCGCCGGCCAGCGCCCAGCTGCAGGCGGCGCGCGTGGCGACCGCCCGCCGCGTACCATTGGAAACCGTGAAAGCCCTGATCACGGCGCATATCACTCCGCGGCAGTTCGGCGTGCTCGGTGAGCCTCGCGTGAACGTGCTCGCGGTCAACCTGGCTCTCGACAGCGCGTTTGGCGTGGGACGTCCATGA